The Macrococcoides canis genome has a window encoding:
- a CDS encoding NupC/NupG family nucleoside CNT transporter yields the protein MNFIIGIIGLIVFLFLAWIMSSDKKGVRWQYIGLMLVIQFILAFILLKTTAGIWLVTQLATGFGYLLKYAAEGVYFVFPGVKNDGVANSFFFDVLLPITFISALIGILQYLKILPFIIKYLGLVISKVNGMGKLESFNAVAAAILGQSEVFISLKKQLPFIPKHRLYTLTASAMSTVSLSIVGAYFQMIEPRFVVTAIVLNLFGGFIIASIINPYRVSAEEEDAVIMTEDEKKQSFFEMLGEYILDGFKVAVIVAAMLIGYIALIAMLNGIVDAFTPGKMNFQTILGYLFAPLAFLTGIAWDDAVRAGSIMATKLVSNEFVAMLDVQSIVKGKTGELSEHAIGIVSVFLVSFANFSSIGIIAGAIKSLNDEQGDVVARFGLKLLYGATLVSFISATIAGFFI from the coding sequence ATGAACTTTATAATAGGTATTATCGGACTGATTGTCTTCTTATTTCTTGCATGGATTATGAGTTCTGATAAAAAAGGCGTAAGATGGCAATATATTGGCCTTATGCTTGTGATTCAATTTATTCTAGCTTTCATCTTATTAAAAACAACAGCTGGGATTTGGCTCGTTACACAGCTTGCAACTGGATTTGGTTATTTACTTAAATATGCAGCAGAAGGTGTATACTTTGTATTCCCAGGTGTTAAAAATGATGGTGTAGCCAATTCATTTTTCTTTGATGTATTGTTACCAATCACATTTATCTCAGCATTAATAGGTATTCTTCAATATTTAAAAATCTTACCTTTTATCATCAAATATTTAGGTTTAGTTATTTCAAAAGTAAATGGTATGGGGAAACTTGAATCCTTCAATGCAGTTGCAGCAGCAATTCTTGGTCAATCTGAAGTATTCATTTCATTAAAGAAACAACTACCGTTTATCCCGAAACATAGACTATATACTTTAACTGCTTCGGCAATGTCTACCGTTTCATTATCAATTGTCGGTGCATACTTCCAGATGATTGAACCACGATTTGTTGTTACAGCAATCGTACTTAATTTATTTGGTGGATTTATTATCGCTTCAATCATCAATCCTTATAGAGTATCTGCTGAAGAAGAAGATGCTGTGATCATGACTGAAGATGAGAAGAAACAATCATTTTTCGAGATGCTTGGCGAATATATTCTTGATGGATTTAAAGTTGCCGTAATCGTTGCAGCAATGTTAATCGGTTATATTGCATTAATTGCAATGCTTAATGGGATCGTTGATGCTTTCACACCAGGCAAAATGAACTTCCAGACTATACTTGGCTATTTGTTTGCACCGCTTGCATTCTTAACAGGAATCGCTTGGGACGATGCAGTTCGTGCAGGTTCTATTATGGCGACTAAACTTGTTTCAAATGAATTCGTAGCAATGCTGGACGTTCAGTCTATCGTTAAAGGGAAGACTGGCGAATTATCAGAACACGCGATTGGAATCGTTTCTGTATTCTTAGTATCATTTGCTAACTTCTCATCTATCGGTATTATCGCTGGTGCTATTAAATCACTTAACGATGAGCAAGGTGACGTAGTTGCAAGATTCGGTCTGAAATTATTATACGGTGCTACACTTGTATCATTTATTTCAGCAACAATTGCAGGTTTCTTTATATAA
- the pdxS gene encoding pyridoxal 5'-phosphate synthase lyase subunit PdxS gives MSKIVGSDKVKRGMAEMQKGGVIMDVVNAEQAKIAEAAGAVAVMALERVPSDIRAAGGVARMADPRIVEEVMNAVSIPVMAKGRIGHITEARVLEAMGVDYIDESEVLTPADEEFHLKKDEFTVPFVCGCRDLGEAARRIGEGAAMLRTKGEPGTGNIVEAVRHLRKVNAQVRNLSVMNDDEIMTEAKLLGAPYEVLKEIKALGKLPVVNFAAGGVATPADAALMMELGADGVFVGSGIFKSESPEKFAKAIVQATTHYQDYKLIGELSKELGAAMKGLDINKLSLEERMQERGW, from the coding sequence ATGAGTAAAATTGTAGGATCAGATAAAGTTAAACGTGGGATGGCAGAAATGCAAAAAGGCGGCGTTATTATGGACGTTGTTAACGCTGAACAAGCTAAAATTGCTGAAGCTGCTGGAGCAGTAGCTGTAATGGCATTAGAGCGTGTACCAAGTGATATTCGTGCAGCAGGTGGCGTAGCGCGTATGGCTGACCCACGTATCGTTGAAGAAGTAATGAATGCAGTATCTATTCCTGTTATGGCAAAAGGTCGTATCGGACATATTACTGAAGCGCGTGTATTAGAAGCTATGGGTGTTGACTATATCGATGAGTCAGAAGTATTAACACCAGCAGATGAAGAGTTCCACTTAAAGAAAGATGAATTTACAGTACCTTTCGTTTGTGGATGCCGTGATTTAGGAGAAGCAGCGCGTCGTATTGGTGAAGGTGCAGCGATGTTACGTACGAAAGGTGAGCCTGGTACAGGAAATATCGTTGAAGCTGTGCGTCACTTACGTAAAGTAAATGCACAAGTGCGTAATTTATCTGTTATGAATGATGATGAAATTATGACAGAAGCAAAACTTTTAGGTGCACCTTATGAAGTATTAAAAGAAATTAAAGCTTTAGGTAAGTTACCAGTTGTAAACTTTGCTGCAGGTGGTGTTGCTACACCAGCGGATGCGGCATTAATGATGGAACTTGGAGCAGATGGTGTATTCGTAGGTTCTGGTATCTTCAAATCAGAATCACCTGAAAAATTTGCGAAAGCAATCGTTCAAGCGACAACGCATTATCAAGACTATAAATTAATCGGTGAACTTTCTAAAGAGTTAGGTGCAGCGATGAAAGGTTTAGATATTAATAAACTTTCTTTAGAAGAAAGAATGCAGGAACGTGGCTGGTAA
- the pdxT gene encoding pyridoxal 5'-phosphate synthase glutaminase subunit PdxT — protein MKVGVLALQGAVREHIHHIELAGHTGVPVKRVEQLEDIDGLVLPGGESTTMRRLMDLYGFTETLRQSELPMYGTCAGLILLANDIVGYDEGHLKKMDITVERNSFGRQVDSFEADLDVKGIEEQVNAVFIRAPHIVSVGPKVEVLSSVEDKMVAVKQGKYLGISFHPELTEDYKIMKYFIEEMVMK, from the coding sequence ATGAAGGTTGGTGTATTAGCACTGCAAGGCGCTGTAAGAGAGCATATCCATCATATTGAACTAGCAGGTCACACAGGGGTGCCTGTAAAGCGTGTAGAACAACTAGAAGATATCGATGGATTAGTATTGCCTGGGGGAGAATCAACAACGATGCGTCGTCTGATGGATCTCTATGGCTTTACGGAAACGTTACGCCAAAGTGAATTACCGATGTATGGTACATGTGCTGGTTTAATCTTACTTGCAAATGATATCGTCGGATATGATGAAGGTCATCTAAAGAAGATGGACATCACTGTTGAACGTAATTCATTTGGACGACAAGTCGATAGTTTTGAAGCCGATCTAGACGTTAAAGGTATTGAAGAACAAGTCAATGCAGTCTTTATCCGTGCGCCACATATTGTATCAGTTGGACCGAAAGTGGAAGTATTAAGTTCAGTAGAAGATAAGATGGTAGCAGTTAAACAAGGAAAATATCTCGGTATATCATTCCATCCGGAACTTACGGAAGATTATAAAATTATGAAATATTTTATAGAAGAAATGGTAATGAAATAA
- the pdxR gene encoding MocR-like pyridoxine biosynthesis transcription factor PdxR gives MEMLTYRFEDNEFLYTQLYRLIKEDILGGKLQFNEKLPSKRKLSSHLNLSLTTVEIAYQQLLDEGYIYSKPKVGFFVEDIQTIHTIPRETVELEESITSSNKISFKIEDSHIKSFPFQKFRKYARDAFEEEQFELLERGDVQGELSLRNEIRRYLYHSRGVNCSNEQIIVGSSTEQLFTLLTRILGERKYYIENPGYPLIKKVLKYEERDYINVNVDEDGIIASDLGNGASVVHVTPSHQFPTGVVLSAKRRIELLKWADNDDRYIIEDDYDSEFRYKGRPLKALQGMSASDKVIYMSTFSKSIFPSIRVAYMVLPKLLLEKYFTLENKPNNTVPKHIQFMITSFLKDGEFERNINRMRKIYKKKLELTLDLIDVNFNDFKIFGSDAGMHFVLETKEILNTRDIEINTIQDYYEGQNTNYSNQYIIGFGSFEDDKIETIIKRLLQ, from the coding sequence ATGGAGATGCTCACATATCGCTTTGAGGACAATGAATTTTTATATACACAGCTATATCGGTTAATTAAGGAAGATATATTAGGAGGAAAACTGCAGTTTAATGAAAAGCTCCCTTCAAAAAGAAAACTTAGCAGTCATTTAAATTTAAGCTTAACAACAGTAGAAATTGCATACCAACAGCTCTTAGATGAAGGCTATATATATTCGAAACCTAAAGTCGGATTTTTTGTTGAAGATATTCAGACGATTCATACGATACCACGTGAGACGGTGGAACTGGAGGAGAGTATAACTTCTAGTAATAAGATTTCATTTAAAATTGAAGACAGTCACATTAAATCATTTCCATTTCAGAAGTTTCGAAAATATGCACGTGATGCATTTGAAGAAGAACAATTTGAATTACTTGAACGAGGAGACGTACAAGGAGAGTTATCGTTAAGAAATGAAATTCGAAGATATTTATATCATTCTCGCGGTGTCAATTGCAGTAATGAACAAATTATCGTAGGCAGCTCTACTGAACAACTGTTTACTTTATTAACTAGAATCTTAGGAGAGCGTAAGTATTATATTGAGAATCCAGGATATCCTTTGATCAAGAAAGTTTTGAAGTATGAGGAACGCGATTATATCAACGTTAATGTTGATGAAGATGGTATTATCGCAAGTGATTTAGGTAATGGTGCAAGTGTCGTTCATGTCACGCCCAGTCATCAATTCCCAACAGGCGTTGTGCTTAGCGCGAAGCGCCGCATCGAGTTATTAAAATGGGCAGATAATGATGACAGATATATTATTGAAGATGATTATGATAGTGAATTCCGATATAAGGGAAGACCTTTGAAAGCTTTACAAGGTATGAGTGCGAGTGACAAAGTTATTTATATGAGTACATTTTCGAAGTCGATTTTCCCTAGTATTCGTGTAGCTTATATGGTTTTACCGAAGTTATTGTTGGAGAAATATTTTACTCTAGAAAATAAACCTAATAATACTGTTCCCAAGCATATACAGTTTATGATTACATCATTTTTAAAAGATGGTGAGTTTGAGCGCAATATTAATCGTATGCGTAAAATATATAAGAAGAAATTAGAACTTACATTGGATTTGATTGATGTTAATTTTAATGACTTCAAGATATTTGGAAGTGATGCTGGAATGCACTTTGTATTGGAAACGAAAGAGATATTAAATACTCGTGATATTGAAATAAATACAATTCAAGATTATTATGAGGGGCAGAATACAAATTACAGCAATCAATATATTATTGGATTTGGAAGTTTTGAGGATGATAAAATAGAAACAATTATTAAGCGGTTATTGCAATAA
- a CDS encoding nitroreductase family protein, with the protein MKDLSLKQAIESRHSIKEFNPDITIPHEIMEEMIALATKAPSSLNLQPWRFVVVESDEAKAAIRDHVHFNTRQLDTSSAFVLVLSDNNHKNDLDRIMQQNVKEGYMNQIVKVENTKVMQQLIDQTPVEFMYAQGMMDSAMAAMQFMLVAKDYGFDTNPIGGFDRGAVLQALNIDGERYAPVMFIAIGIAAKEHYPSSRYDVSEILTYNQSETTFVGTKKPTLS; encoded by the coding sequence ATGAAAGACTTATCATTAAAACAAGCAATCGAATCACGTCATTCAATAAAAGAGTTTAATCCAGATATCACAATTCCTCATGAAATAATGGAAGAAATGATTGCTTTAGCAACGAAGGCACCATCTTCTTTAAATTTACAGCCTTGGAGATTTGTTGTAGTAGAATCCGATGAAGCGAAAGCAGCAATAAGAGATCATGTTCATTTTAATACGCGTCAATTAGATACAAGCTCAGCTTTCGTACTTGTATTATCAGATAATAATCACAAAAATGATTTAGATAGAATTATGCAGCAAAACGTAAAAGAAGGATATATGAATCAAATTGTAAAAGTTGAAAATACGAAGGTAATGCAGCAGCTTATCGATCAGACGCCAGTTGAATTTATGTATGCTCAAGGGATGATGGATTCTGCTATGGCAGCAATGCAGTTCATGCTTGTCGCAAAAGATTATGGCTTTGATACAAATCCAATTGGTGGTTTTGATAGAGGAGCGGTATTGCAAGCGTTAAATATTGATGGAGAGAGATACGCACCTGTAATGTTCATCGCAATTGGAATTGCGGCTAAAGAACATTATCCATCTTCACGCTATGATGTATCAGAAATATTGACATATAATCAATCAGAGACGACTTTTGTAGGAACGAAAAAACCAACATTATCATAA